In the genome of bacterium, one region contains:
- a CDS encoding ribonucleotide-diphosphate reductase subunit beta, whose amino-acid sequence MPITKTDKRVNINDRRVINGKDADVIQLYPMKHTYAWDSYLAANANHWLPTEIGMQLDIEQWKNPGVITDDERQAFETVLGFFTTADSIAANNIVMAAYKHVTSPEIRMYLLRQAYEEAIHTHAYQYIVESLGMDEGKIFNMYREIDSIYNKASFVLTFNEGIFNPDFKTGTLEADQKFVENIVVFSLIMEGIFFYSAFAVMFGFQRQKKMVGSAEQIQYIMRDESMHLNFGIYLINTIRQEQPEIWTPEFQEKIISLVKEAAVLEYTFAQTVFPKGIFGMNADGFRQYIEHIADRRLSSIGLPPQFNVENPFPWMSEAVDLNKEKNFFETRVIEYKTGGTLDW is encoded by the coding sequence ATGCCCATCACAAAAACAGACAAACGAGTAAACATCAATGACCGCCGAGTTATTAATGGTAAGGATGCCGACGTAATTCAGCTTTACCCGATGAAGCATACTTATGCTTGGGATTCCTACTTGGCCGCTAATGCAAACCATTGGCTGCCTACCGAAATCGGCATGCAGCTCGACATCGAACAATGGAAGAACCCTGGAGTAATCACCGATGACGAACGCCAGGCCTTCGAGACCGTACTAGGATTCTTTACGACCGCAGATTCCATTGCTGCTAACAATATCGTCATGGCCGCATACAAGCACGTGACCTCCCCGGAAATTCGCATGTACCTGCTTCGCCAGGCTTACGAAGAAGCCATTCACACTCACGCTTACCAATATATCGTAGAGAGCTTGGGAATGGATGAAGGCAAGATCTTCAACATGTACCGCGAGATCGATTCTATTTATAACAAAGCTTCTTTTGTACTCACTTTTAACGAAGGCATCTTTAATCCAGATTTTAAAACAGGCACTTTGGAAGCAGATCAGAAGTTTGTGGAGAATATTGTCGTTTTCTCTCTCATCATGGAAGGAATCTTCTTCTATAGCGCCTTCGCCGTAATGTTCGGGTTCCAACGCCAAAAGAAGATGGTTGGCAGTGCCGAGCAGATTCAGTACATTATGCGCGACGAATCTATGCACTTAAACTTCGGCATCTACTTGATTAATACTATTCGTCAGGAACAGCCGGAAATTTGGACTCCGGAATTCCAAGAGAAGATCATTAGTTTGGTTAAAGAAGCAGCAGTGTTGGAATACACTTTCGCCCAGACAGTATTTCCGAAAGGAATTTTTGGCATGAACGCCGATGGCTTTAGGCAGTATATCGAGCATATTGCTGACCGTCGTCTGAGCAGTATTGGTTTACCTCCACAATTTAATGTAGAGAATCCGTTTCCTTGGATGAGTGAAGCGGTAGACTTAAACAAAGAAAAGAACTTTTTCGAAACTCGCGTGATTGAATATAAGACCGGCGGAACTTTGGATTGGTAG
- a CDS encoding helix-turn-helix domain-containing protein codes for MPKLAETKVKVDSILIKTQFPHRISLSQAAQISGYHQDYLGQLCRLGKLRAAKIGRNWYTTQSEIQSLLSNPAASDVAEFIQPESVAIEPMAADTQEGETQSGVQESPVVTSNYLISEVNSVPIRLEQRPQAARSHHSLQTLVTKMRLEELRTDVLQMSGLVKRVAAEQEQQKEMLMRHEQILQGRTDLRSQYVPSLGITNSHQSGVDMLEFADPIETYRPNDTKIVWLWPALAMVLAIAASSMFILSNLKNNDAVEMTTVIYKDKGQPIETIIPQVAGDQVAAPTE; via the coding sequence ATGCCAAAACTGGCTGAAACAAAAGTAAAAGTGGATTCAATCCTCATCAAAACCCAATTCCCTCACAGGATATCTTTATCCCAAGCTGCCCAAATCTCTGGCTACCACCAGGATTATTTAGGACAGCTTTGTCGGCTTGGTAAGTTGCGAGCTGCAAAAATAGGCCGCAACTGGTATACGACGCAGTCCGAGATTCAATCCTTGTTAAGCAATCCTGCAGCATCTGATGTCGCAGAATTTATTCAGCCCGAGTCTGTAGCAATCGAACCTATGGCAGCTGACACGCAAGAAGGGGAGACGCAAAGCGGAGTCCAGGAGTCCCCGGTTGTGACTTCTAATTACTTGATTAGCGAAGTGAACAGCGTTCCTATTCGTTTAGAGCAGCGTCCGCAAGCGGCTCGTTCTCATCATAGCCTGCAAACTTTAGTAACCAAGATGCGCCTGGAAGAGCTGCGCACCGATGTGTTGCAGATGTCCGGTTTGGTAAAGAGGGTTGCCGCAGAACAGGAACAGCAAAAAGAAATGCTGATGCGCCATGAGCAGATTTTGCAAGGGCGTACAGATCTGCGCAGTCAATATGTGCCGAGCCTGGGCATCACAAATTCCCATCAATCAGGCGTCGACATGCTCGAGTTTGCCGATCCCATAGAAACATATCGCCCGAATGATACAAAGATAGTCTGGTTATGGCCGGCCCTAGCGATGGTTTTGGCAATTGCTGCTTCGAGCATGTTCATTTTAAGTAATTTGAAGAATAATGATGCAGTAGAGATGACCACGGTTATCTATAAGGATAAAGGCCAGCCGATAGAAACAATTATTCCTCAAGTCGCCGGGGATCAAGTAGCAGCACCTACAGAATAA